From a region of the Streptomyces sp. B21-083 genome:
- the hemQ gene encoding hydrogen peroxide-dependent heme synthase, producing the protein MSDDAPTTDAARIPNKGKLAKDLNEVIRYTLWSVFKLKDVLPEDRTGYGDEVQELFDQLAAKDVTVRGTYDVSGLRADADLMIWWHAETADQLQEAYNLFRRTKLGRALEPVWSNMALHRPAEFNRSHIPAFLADETPRNYISVYPFVRSYDWYLLPDEDRRRMLADHGKMARGFPDVRANTVASFSLGDYEWLLAFEADELYRIVDLMRHLRASEARMHVREEVPFYTGRRKSVAELVEGLA; encoded by the coding sequence ATGAGTGACGACGCCCCCACCACCGACGCGGCCCGCATCCCGAACAAGGGCAAGCTGGCCAAGGACCTCAACGAGGTCATCCGCTACACCCTGTGGTCCGTCTTCAAGCTGAAGGACGTCCTGCCCGAGGACCGCACGGGCTACGGCGACGAGGTCCAGGAGCTCTTCGACCAGCTCGCCGCGAAGGACGTGACCGTCCGGGGCACGTACGACGTCTCGGGGCTGCGCGCCGACGCCGACCTGATGATCTGGTGGCACGCCGAGACCGCGGACCAGCTCCAGGAGGCGTACAACCTCTTCCGCCGCACCAAGCTGGGCCGCGCGCTGGAGCCGGTGTGGTCGAACATGGCGCTGCACCGCCCCGCCGAGTTCAACCGCTCGCACATCCCCGCGTTCCTCGCCGACGAGACACCCCGGAACTACATCAGCGTCTACCCGTTCGTGCGCTCCTACGACTGGTACCTGCTGCCCGACGAGGACCGCCGCCGGATGCTCGCCGACCACGGCAAGATGGCCCGCGGTTTCCCGGACGTGCGCGCCAACACGGTCGCCTCGTTCTCCCTCGGCGACTACGAGTGGCTGCTGGCCTTCGAGGCCGACGAGCTGTACCGCATCGTCGACCTCATGCGCCACCTGCGCGCCTCCGAGGCCCGCATGCACGTCCGCGAAGAGGTCCCGTTCTACACGGGGCGCCGTAAGTCGGTCGCCGAGCTGGTCGAAGGGCTCGCCTGA
- the hemG gene encoding protoporphyrinogen oxidase yields MSAVEARAVAGHVVVIGAGIAGLAAAHRLLDQGVRVTVLESSDRVGGKLLPGEIAGARVDLGAESMLARRPEAIALAREVGLDDRLQPPATSTASIWTRGALRPMPKGHVMGVPGSASALAGVLSDEGLARIGRDADLPRTEVGDDVAVGEFVAARLGREVVDRLVEPLLGGVYAGDAYRISMRSAVPQLFEAARTHASLTEGVRGIQARLAAAPQQGGPVFMGIQGGVGQLPLAVAESVRARGGEIVTGAPVTELRRTAGTAAAWRVVAGERVLDADGVVVAVPTPVAAGLLRAEAPAAAAELAGVEYASMALITLAYRRADITLPEGSGFLVPPVDGRTIKASTFASQKWGWIAEENPDLLVLRTSVGRYAETEILQRPDADLVDVSRHDLKEATGLTAAPVETRVTRWDDGLPQYPVGHHARVDRIREHLAKLPGLAVCGAAYDGVGIPACIASAYAAVDALEVGPVRSAAGGAGE; encoded by the coding sequence ATGAGCGCAGTGGAGGCCCGTGCGGTTGCTGGGCATGTCGTCGTCATCGGAGCCGGGATCGCGGGTCTGGCCGCCGCCCACCGGCTGCTGGACCAGGGCGTAAGAGTCACCGTCCTGGAATCCTCCGACCGTGTCGGCGGCAAGCTGCTGCCCGGCGAGATCGCGGGCGCACGGGTCGATCTCGGCGCCGAGTCGATGCTCGCGCGCAGACCCGAAGCCATCGCACTGGCCCGAGAGGTGGGCCTCGACGACCGCCTCCAGCCGCCCGCCACCTCCACGGCCTCGATCTGGACCCGGGGCGCCCTGAGGCCCATGCCCAAGGGACACGTCATGGGCGTCCCCGGCAGCGCCTCCGCCCTGGCCGGTGTCCTCTCCGACGAGGGGCTGGCCCGCATCGGCCGCGACGCCGATCTGCCGCGCACGGAGGTCGGGGACGACGTGGCGGTGGGGGAGTTCGTCGCCGCCCGCCTCGGTCGCGAGGTCGTCGACCGGCTGGTCGAACCGCTGCTGGGCGGTGTCTACGCGGGCGACGCGTACCGCATCTCGATGCGCTCGGCCGTACCCCAGCTCTTCGAGGCGGCCAGGACCCACGCGTCCCTGACCGAGGGTGTGCGCGGTATCCAGGCCCGGCTGGCCGCCGCCCCCCAGCAGGGCGGGCCTGTCTTCATGGGCATCCAGGGAGGCGTGGGCCAACTGCCGCTCGCCGTCGCGGAGTCGGTGCGCGCGCGGGGCGGCGAGATCGTCACCGGGGCACCCGTGACCGAGCTGCGCCGGACGGCCGGGACAGCGGCGGCGTGGCGGGTCGTCGCCGGTGAGCGGGTCCTCGACGCCGACGGGGTGGTCGTCGCCGTACCGACCCCGGTGGCCGCCGGACTCCTCCGCGCCGAGGCACCGGCCGCCGCGGCCGAACTCGCGGGCGTGGAGTACGCCTCGATGGCCCTGATCACGCTGGCCTACCGCCGCGCCGACATCACCCTCCCCGAGGGCAGCGGCTTCCTGGTGCCGCCCGTCGACGGACGCACCATCAAGGCGTCGACGTTCGCCTCCCAGAAGTGGGGCTGGATCGCCGAGGAGAACCCGGACCTGCTGGTCCTGCGGACCTCCGTGGGGCGGTACGCCGAGACGGAGATCCTTCAGCGCCCCGACGCCGACCTGGTCGACGTCTCACGCCACGACCTCAAGGAGGCGACCGGACTGACGGCGGCCCCCGTCGAGACCCGTGTCACCCGCTGGGACGACGGCCTGCCCCAGTACCCCGTCGGCCACCACGCGCGCGTGGACCGCATCCGCGAACACCTCGCCAAGCTCCCGGGCCTCGCCGTGTGCGGCGCGGCGTACGACGGGGTCGGCATCCCGGCCTGCATCGCGAGCGCGTACGCGGCGGTGGACGCCCTGGAGGTGGGCCCGGTGCGAAGCGCGGCCGGCGGAGCGGGAGAATAG
- a CDS encoding DUF4349 domain-containing protein — MNTLRTSRTRPVQAMAGILLAASLALTGCGAGAGDSGTSSASRADSRKAAPGALEDQAGSDSKAGGKTGGAQASTAPRAATGPHIIRTVSVSVQVKDVPKALAKVRTTAENAGGFVGRETTTLDEEEGAENTDIVLRVPVAEYERVLDALEGTGKLLHREAEATDVTDQVVDVESRITTQRASVKRIRELMDKATKLADVVTLEGELSSRQADLESLLARQASLKDRTSLATINLSLSENPAKESVEDDDPGVLDALAGGWNAFVSMLRWIVVALAAVLPFAAVTALLVFAWLRLTRARRQRPAPATVSGPAPTTYLPTAPPAQPDGPDQD; from the coding sequence ATGAACACCCTGCGCACAAGCCGTACCCGACCCGTTCAGGCCATGGCGGGCATCCTCCTCGCCGCGTCCCTCGCGCTCACCGGCTGCGGCGCCGGCGCCGGCGACTCCGGCACGAGCAGCGCCTCGCGCGCCGACTCGAGAAAGGCCGCCCCCGGCGCCCTGGAGGACCAGGCCGGGTCCGACAGCAAGGCCGGCGGCAAGACCGGCGGCGCCCAGGCCAGTACGGCGCCCCGGGCGGCTACCGGCCCGCACATCATCCGTACCGTTTCGGTGTCCGTGCAGGTCAAGGACGTACCGAAGGCCTTGGCCAAGGTTCGTACCACCGCGGAGAACGCGGGTGGTTTCGTCGGCAGAGAGACGACGACCCTGGACGAGGAGGAGGGCGCCGAGAACACCGACATCGTCCTGCGGGTGCCGGTAGCCGAGTACGAGCGGGTACTGGACGCCCTGGAGGGCACCGGCAAGCTTCTGCACCGGGAGGCGGAGGCGACGGACGTCACCGACCAGGTCGTCGACGTGGAGAGCCGCATCACCACCCAGCGCGCCAGTGTGAAGCGCATCCGGGAGCTGATGGACAAGGCCACCAAGCTCGCCGATGTGGTCACCCTGGAGGGCGAGTTGAGCAGCCGTCAGGCCGATCTGGAGTCGCTGCTCGCCCGCCAGGCCTCCCTGAAGGACCGCACCTCCCTGGCCACAATCAACCTCTCCCTGTCGGAGAACCCGGCCAAGGAGTCCGTCGAGGACGACGACCCGGGCGTCCTGGACGCCCTCGCGGGCGGCTGGAACGCGTTCGTGTCGATGCTGCGCTGGATCGTGGTGGCCCTCGCCGCGGTACTGCCGTTCGCCGCGGTGACGGCCCTGCTGGTGTTCGCCTGGCTGCGTCTCACCCGAGCCCGCCGGCAGCGCCCCGCTCCGGCGACGGTTTCGGGCCCGGCGCCGACGACCTACCTGCCGACCGCTCCCCCGGCACAGCCCGACGGACCCGACCAGGACTGA
- a CDS encoding FAD-dependent oxidoreductase, protein MSMSDGRTNDTKRGTERLVVIGGDAAGMSAASQARRLKKRDELEIVAFERGNFTSYSACGIPYWVSGDVPERDRLIARSAEEHRARDIDLRMRTEVMEIDVPGGRVRARDLESGAESWTSYDKLVIATGARPIRPSLPGVDAPGVHGVQTLDDGQALLDTLTTAEGRRAVVVGAGYIGVEMAEALIKRGYEVTVLNRSEEPMSTLDPDMGRLVHDAMEGLGITMVNDAEVTKLLTGDDGRVRAVATENAEYPADVVVLGIGVRPETTLARAAGLPVGAHGGLLTDLAMRVRGHENIWAGGDCVEVLDLVSGQERHIPLGTHANKHGQVIGANAGGGYATFPGVVGTAVSKVCDLEIARTGLREKDAHQAGFRFTSVTIESTSRAGYYPGAALMTVKMLAEHRTGRLLGVQIVGREGAAKRVDIAAVALTAGMTVEQMTALDLGYAPPFSPVWDPILVAARKASTSVRESTS, encoded by the coding sequence ATGAGCATGAGCGATGGCCGTACGAACGACACGAAGCGTGGGACCGAGCGTCTGGTGGTGATCGGCGGCGACGCGGCGGGCATGTCCGCCGCGTCGCAGGCACGTCGGCTGAAGAAGCGCGACGAACTGGAGATCGTGGCGTTCGAACGCGGCAACTTCACCTCCTACTCGGCGTGCGGCATCCCCTACTGGGTGAGCGGCGACGTCCCGGAGCGGGACCGGCTGATCGCCCGCTCTGCCGAGGAGCACCGGGCCCGGGACATCGACCTGCGTATGCGTACGGAGGTCATGGAGATCGACGTCCCGGGCGGCCGGGTACGCGCGCGTGACCTGGAATCGGGCGCCGAGTCGTGGACGTCGTACGACAAACTGGTGATCGCCACGGGTGCCCGGCCGATCCGCCCCTCACTGCCGGGTGTCGACGCCCCCGGGGTGCACGGCGTACAGACCCTGGACGACGGCCAGGCACTCCTGGACACCCTGACCACCGCCGAGGGTCGCCGCGCGGTCGTGGTCGGCGCGGGCTACATCGGCGTGGAGATGGCCGAGGCGCTCATCAAACGCGGCTACGAGGTGACGGTCCTCAACCGCAGCGAGGAACCGATGTCCACGCTCGACCCGGACATGGGCCGCCTGGTGCACGACGCGATGGAGGGCCTGGGCATCACCATGGTGAACGACGCCGAGGTCACCAAGCTGCTCACCGGCGACGACGGCCGGGTCCGCGCGGTCGCCACGGAGAACGCCGAGTACCCGGCGGACGTGGTCGTGCTGGGCATCGGCGTCCGCCCCGAGACGACGCTCGCACGGGCGGCGGGGCTTCCCGTGGGCGCCCACGGCGGGCTCCTCACCGACCTGGCGATGCGGGTGCGCGGCCACGAGAACATCTGGGCGGGTGGCGACTGTGTCGAGGTCCTGGACCTCGTCTCCGGCCAGGAACGGCACATCCCCCTCGGCACGCACGCCAACAAGCACGGCCAGGTCATCGGCGCGAACGCCGGCGGCGGTTACGCCACGTTCCCCGGTGTCGTCGGTACCGCCGTGAGCAAGGTCTGCGACCTGGAGATCGCCCGCACCGGCCTGCGCGAGAAGGACGCGCACCAGGCCGGCTTCCGGTTCACGTCGGTCACCATCGAGTCGACGAGCCGGGCGGGCTATTACCCGGGCGCGGCCCTGATGACGGTGAAGATGCTCGCCGAACACCGCACAGGCCGCCTCCTCGGCGTCCAGATCGTCGGCCGCGAGGGCGCGGCGAAGCGGGTCGACATCGCGGCGGTGGCCCTCACGGCCGGCATGACCGTCGAACAGATGACGGCCCTGGACCTGGGCTACGCCCCACCGTTCTCACCGGTCTGGGACCCCATCCTGGTGGCCGCGAGAAAGGCAAGCACATCGGTACGCGAGAGCACTTCTTGA
- a CDS encoding rhomboid family intramembrane serine protease: MVIPVHDVNPASRTPWVTYALIAANVLVFLSMPGTAGSVTGERGLAQLCHLHAFLDHYAAVPQELIHHQLPRLVPTGEVGIGTGGRGCVIGPPGYDKSPALSVFTGMFLHGGWLHLLGNMLFLLIFGNNIEDRMGHIRFALFYVVCGYAASYGFALANSDSSDPLIGASGAIAGVLGAYLVLYPKARVWVLVPFLVFLPLRLPAWLVLGFWFALQAAYSSGEGVTEAGTVAYAAHVVGFLAGMLLAWPLRAGTPQPPEPRGLLWGRRARPGQ; encoded by the coding sequence GTGGTCATCCCCGTGCATGACGTGAACCCCGCAAGTCGCACCCCTTGGGTCACGTACGCGCTGATCGCCGCCAACGTCCTCGTGTTCCTCTCCATGCCCGGAACTGCGGGCTCGGTGACAGGCGAGAGGGGCCTGGCACAGTTGTGCCATCTCCATGCCTTCCTGGACCACTACGCCGCTGTCCCCCAGGAACTGATCCACCATCAGCTGCCGCGCCTCGTCCCGACGGGCGAGGTCGGGATCGGCACCGGGGGGCGTGGCTGTGTGATCGGCCCGCCCGGCTACGACAAGTCCCCCGCGCTGTCCGTGTTCACGGGGATGTTCCTGCACGGCGGCTGGCTGCACCTGCTGGGCAACATGCTGTTCCTGCTGATCTTCGGAAACAACATCGAGGACCGCATGGGGCACATCCGCTTCGCGCTCTTCTACGTCGTCTGCGGGTACGCGGCGTCCTACGGATTCGCCCTGGCGAACTCCGATTCGAGCGACCCCCTGATCGGCGCCTCCGGGGCCATCGCCGGTGTCCTGGGCGCCTATCTGGTGCTGTATCCGAAGGCCCGGGTGTGGGTCCTCGTACCCTTCCTGGTCTTCCTCCCGCTGCGGCTGCCGGCCTGGCTGGTGCTGGGCTTCTGGTTCGCGTTGCAGGCGGCGTACTCGTCCGGCGAGGGCGTCACCGAGGCCGGCACCGTCGCGTACGCCGCCCATGTCGTCGGATTCCTCGCGGGCATGCTGCTCGCCTGGCCGCTCCGGGCGGGCACCCCGCAGCCGCCGGAACCACGCGGCCTGCTGTGGGGCAGGCGGGCACGGCCGGGCCAGTAG
- a CDS encoding cytochrome P450, translated as MAISADSEQLHEGRPFDPYGAHRDDPYSFLADVGDAEPVFYAPLLDAWCVTRREDMVAVLRDDRSFSARDHNPRPAVELPEDVSRMFRTWRGAGAVAVGSLDPPEHARIREVLNAGFTPARVRAFEPTIRTIAADLVERVAVAAEFDFISAFAVPYSLEVICRRLGIPDEYLARCRTWSEQRIELMMLRADTDPDQLREHARGLMEFGAFARSLVRERLASPQDDLISELLHEGKAGHTLTADQVSVQVPTLIFAGHMTCAEALGTILFQQLRSPGGWAEVVDGTIAPRDLVEEGLRFDSPLAGMYRTAVRDVEVGGVHLAQGSRLLLLYGAAGRDSRAHACPAAFSPGRGSATHLAFGHGIHFCLGAGFARAELEIAIQAVATRMPDLTLVPGLPPHHRPVFPLRALSELRVRQWGRESGNLDDPLALRN; from the coding sequence ATGGCTATATCGGCCGATTCCGAGCAGTTGCACGAAGGTAGGCCGTTCGACCCGTATGGCGCACATCGCGACGACCCGTACTCGTTCCTGGCCGACGTCGGAGACGCGGAGCCGGTGTTCTACGCTCCTCTGCTCGACGCCTGGTGCGTCACCCGGCGCGAGGACATGGTCGCCGTGCTGCGGGACGACCGAAGCTTCTCGGCACGCGACCACAATCCCCGCCCCGCGGTGGAGCTGCCCGAGGACGTGAGCCGGATGTTCCGCACCTGGCGCGGCGCCGGTGCTGTGGCCGTCGGCTCACTCGACCCTCCTGAGCACGCCAGGATCAGGGAAGTGCTCAACGCCGGCTTCACGCCGGCCAGGGTCAGAGCGTTCGAACCCACGATCCGTACGATCGCCGCCGACCTCGTCGAGCGGGTCGCGGTCGCGGCGGAGTTCGACTTCATCTCGGCGTTCGCCGTTCCGTACTCCCTTGAGGTGATCTGCCGGCGCCTCGGGATCCCGGACGAGTACCTCGCCCGCTGCCGCACGTGGTCCGAGCAACGCATCGAACTCATGATGTTGCGGGCCGACACCGATCCTGACCAGCTGCGTGAACACGCCCGTGGGCTGATGGAGTTCGGGGCGTTCGCCCGTTCACTCGTGCGGGAGCGGCTGGCCTCACCGCAGGACGACCTGATCAGCGAGTTGCTCCACGAGGGCAAGGCGGGCCACACGCTCACCGCCGACCAGGTCTCCGTCCAGGTCCCCACACTGATCTTCGCGGGTCACATGACCTGTGCCGAGGCGCTCGGCACGATCCTCTTCCAGCAGCTTCGGTCACCCGGCGGCTGGGCCGAGGTAGTCGACGGGACGATCGCCCCACGGGACCTCGTCGAGGAGGGGTTGCGGTTCGACAGTCCGCTGGCGGGCATGTACCGGACCGCGGTCCGTGACGTAGAGGTCGGCGGCGTCCACCTGGCCCAGGGGAGCCGGCTCCTCCTGCTGTACGGAGCGGCCGGCCGGGACAGTCGCGCTCACGCGTGTCCGGCCGCGTTCAGTCCCGGCAGAGGGTCTGCCACGCATCTCGCGTTCGGGCACGGCATCCATTTCTGCCTCGGAGCGGGATTCGCCCGCGCGGAACTGGAGATCGCGATACAGGCCGTCGCCACCAGGATGCCTGATCTGACTCTGGTACCAGGGCTCCCGCCACATCACCGGCCGGTGTTTCCGCTGCGGGCGTTGAGCGAGTTGCGGGTGCGGCAGTGGGGACGGGAATCCGGCAACCTGGACGACCCGTTGGCCCTGCGGAACTGA
- a CDS encoding polyprenyl synthetase family protein gives MNTLDTSSPGLRAILSPGTVRSTVLPVMRERTSALEPTLARICSYHLGFVDGHGDPSAAGGGKLTRAALMVAAADGVGLRPQDVRSQAAAVELLHNATLIHDDIIDADELRRGRPAAWKVFGTSLAILAGDALQTLGLRMVVDDPGPGRAEISSAFAEALGLVLAGQARELTTRLDSGTGIAEYDRIVEEKTSALLECALVTPALRAGRPEHILTALHRAGRHLGLAFQILNDVEDIWGDPAVTGKPVRSDILRRNPSLPVLVALSADSPAGERLRRLWHSDGTTVAHLREMADLTEEAGGRHMAEQLSRSHLDSALEHLGRAELSPAAATELTVLFDRIVNRTA, from the coding sequence ATGAACACACTCGACACCTCGTCGCCCGGGCTCCGAGCCATTCTGTCGCCGGGGACGGTGCGGTCCACGGTATTGCCCGTCATGCGGGAGCGGACTTCCGCGCTGGAACCGACCCTGGCCCGGATCTGCTCCTACCACCTCGGCTTCGTCGACGGACACGGTGACCCCAGCGCTGCGGGGGGCGGCAAGCTGACCCGCGCCGCCCTCATGGTGGCGGCGGCTGATGGGGTCGGCCTGCGGCCACAGGACGTGCGGTCCCAGGCGGCGGCAGTGGAGTTGCTGCACAACGCGACCCTGATCCACGACGACATCATCGACGCGGACGAGCTGCGTCGCGGACGCCCGGCCGCCTGGAAGGTGTTCGGCACCAGTCTGGCCATCCTGGCCGGGGACGCGTTGCAGACCCTTGGGCTGCGGATGGTCGTCGACGACCCCGGACCCGGCCGTGCGGAGATCTCCAGCGCGTTCGCCGAAGCCCTCGGTCTGGTTCTCGCGGGCCAGGCTCGCGAACTCACCACCCGGCTGGATTCGGGCACCGGCATCGCGGAGTACGACCGAATCGTGGAGGAGAAAACGTCCGCGCTGCTGGAGTGCGCACTGGTGACGCCCGCACTGCGGGCGGGCAGACCGGAGCACATCCTGACCGCCCTGCACAGGGCGGGCAGGCATCTGGGCCTGGCTTTTCAGATCCTCAACGACGTCGAGGACATCTGGGGCGACCCCGCGGTGACCGGCAAGCCCGTCCGGAGCGACATCCTGCGGCGCAACCCGTCTCTTCCGGTGCTGGTGGCCCTGTCCGCCGACAGCCCGGCCGGCGAGCGCCTGCGCCGGCTGTGGCACTCCGACGGCACCACGGTGGCGCACCTGCGGGAGATGGCCGACCTCACCGAGGAGGCCGGCGGCCGGCACATGGCCGAGCAACTGTCCCGCAGCCATCTGGACTCGGCCCTGGAGCACCTCGGACGAGCCGAGCTGTCCCCGGCCGCGGCCACCGAACTGACCGTCCTGTTCGACCGCATCGTCAATCGCACGGCATGA
- a CDS encoding cytochrome P450, giving the protein MSTPAQLPFEQTNVLRLAPGLRTLQAQGTVHRVRTAEGLDAWLVTGHSQVAQLLDDDRLSRSHPDPEAAKDGGAALLAGLLGGFATDHARLRALLEPHFSPERMLALRPYVEKVTGRLLDGLAERKPPVDLRQALALSLPIQVMCEWLGVPQEDKDQFGSWTQDAANVGDPVRSKQGLGGLFGYCRQLVADKRQNPGDDVISRICATEGIDDNEVIGLTALLLFGGYETTVARIGTCVLLLLSDPEQWQALLDDPGLVPGAVEETLRRSMPNPHNGGMPRYAVTDFEIGGVTIRTGDFVLLNIIAANHDEAVFVGPGRVDVTRDTSGSLAFGYGAHHCVGAALARMQLQVVLTQLVARFPTMRPAVGVEELRLRHDTLIGGLVQLPVTW; this is encoded by the coding sequence GTGAGTACCCCAGCTCAACTGCCTTTCGAACAGACGAATGTGCTGCGACTCGCGCCAGGGCTGCGGACGCTCCAGGCCCAGGGCACGGTCCATCGGGTTCGTACCGCCGAGGGCCTCGATGCGTGGTTGGTCACCGGTCACAGCCAGGTGGCGCAGTTGCTCGACGACGACCGGCTCAGCCGCTCCCATCCCGATCCGGAGGCCGCGAAGGACGGCGGGGCGGCGCTTCTGGCCGGCCTGCTGGGTGGCTTCGCCACCGACCACGCTCGGTTGCGCGCCTTGCTGGAGCCGCACTTCTCACCCGAGCGGATGCTGGCGCTGCGGCCCTACGTCGAAAAGGTGACCGGGCGGCTCCTGGACGGACTGGCCGAGCGGAAGCCGCCGGTGGACCTGCGCCAGGCGTTGGCGCTGTCGCTGCCGATTCAGGTGATGTGCGAGTGGTTGGGCGTGCCCCAGGAGGACAAGGACCAGTTCGGCAGCTGGACCCAGGACGCCGCCAACGTCGGTGACCCGGTCAGGTCCAAGCAGGGACTGGGCGGGTTGTTCGGCTACTGCCGGCAACTCGTCGCTGACAAGCGGCAGAATCCGGGCGATGACGTGATCTCCAGGATCTGCGCGACCGAGGGGATCGACGACAACGAGGTCATCGGGCTGACGGCGTTGCTGCTGTTCGGTGGTTATGAGACCACGGTGGCCCGGATCGGCACCTGTGTGTTGCTGTTGTTGTCCGACCCCGAGCAGTGGCAGGCGTTGCTGGACGACCCGGGCCTCGTCCCCGGCGCGGTCGAGGAAACCCTGCGGCGGTCGATGCCCAACCCGCACAACGGCGGCATGCCCCGTTATGCGGTGACGGACTTCGAGATCGGCGGGGTCACCATCCGGACCGGCGACTTCGTGCTGCTGAACATCATCGCGGCCAACCATGACGAGGCGGTCTTCGTCGGCCCCGGTCGCGTCGACGTCACGCGCGACACCTCGGGCAGCCTCGCGTTCGGGTACGGCGCGCACCACTGCGTGGGTGCGGCGCTGGCGCGGATGCAGCTGCAGGTGGTGCTCACCCAGCTCGTCGCGCGATTCCCGACCATGCGTCCGGCTGTCGGTGTGGAGGAGCTGAGGCTGCGCCACGACACGCTGATCGGCGGGTTGGTCCAACTTCCGGTGACCTGGTGA
- a CDS encoding 4-hydroxybenzoate octaprenyltransferase has protein sequence MRLDRPTGYVLYLLPGLWAVFLASGRRPDLLTVVVVAVAAVLVRGAACAVNDVVDKDVDARVARTVSRPVASGTISVGNALLFAAAQAVVALLVLAVANVETALVVGASYPLIVAYPYMKRVFFWPSAFLALVMSVYVLIGWTSVTGSADYPLAVFGLYACGAFWTLIHDAIYSHQDKEYDRKIGVRSSALLFGRATKAWLAVFIVLSVSGALWAGSRTAMGPAFYPIVVFAGVFLSYQVVRVDLDDPKSCWDTFVANSFYGWIILAAVIAGQFT, from the coding sequence ATGCGACTGGACAGGCCCACGGGGTACGTGCTCTACCTGCTTCCCGGTCTGTGGGCCGTCTTCCTCGCCTCCGGGCGACGACCGGACCTGCTGACGGTGGTGGTGGTCGCTGTCGCCGCGGTGCTGGTGCGCGGCGCGGCGTGCGCGGTCAACGACGTGGTCGACAAGGACGTCGACGCCCGAGTCGCCCGCACCGTCTCGCGTCCTGTCGCGTCGGGCACGATCAGCGTCGGGAACGCACTCCTGTTCGCCGCCGCGCAGGCCGTGGTCGCACTGCTGGTCCTGGCGGTGGCGAACGTGGAGACAGCACTGGTCGTCGGGGCGTCGTACCCGTTGATCGTCGCGTACCCCTATATGAAGCGCGTCTTCTTCTGGCCCTCGGCGTTCCTGGCGTTGGTGATGAGCGTCTATGTGCTGATCGGCTGGACGTCGGTGACCGGGAGCGCCGACTATCCGCTCGCGGTGTTCGGCCTGTACGCCTGCGGGGCCTTCTGGACCCTGATTCACGACGCGATCTACTCCCATCAGGACAAGGAATACGACCGGAAAATCGGTGTCAGGTCTTCCGCCCTGCTGTTCGGCAGGGCCACCAAGGCGTGGCTGGCGGTTTTCATCGTGCTCAGCGTCAGTGGCGCGTTGTGGGCCGGTTCCCGGACGGCGATGGGGCCGGCGTTCTATCCGATCGTCGTGTTCGCGGGAGTTTTCCTCTCCTATCAGGTCGTACGCGTGGACCTGGACGATCCGAAATCGTGCTGGGACACCTTTGTCGCCAACAGTTTCTACGGCTGGATCATTCTCGCGGCAGTGATCGCCGGGCAGTTCACATGA
- a CDS encoding arylamine N-acetyltransferase family protein: MTDSMWQGNDVDLDAYLSRVGHQAAVAPDLATLRGLHAAHVDAIAFENLDAVLGRPTVPLDLDSVQEKLVRHGRGGWCLEQVVLMAAVLDRIGFTFTAFAGRTRIRTGSRFGPALHVALCVEFDGERWLFDVSFGAYGPHAPIRLAENSRLEGDWPFDLVREPNGEQVLRFLRPEGPAELYGFTTDARYPSDFEILNHFCLTHPRSPFNRQMVLQRTQAGVRHLLVGTTLTEIRPGEPATSRELDKDEALSAPEEIFGITLEPGDFQALWKTLDGP, from the coding sequence GTGACTGATTCGATGTGGCAAGGGAATGACGTCGACCTGGACGCCTATCTGTCCCGCGTGGGACACCAGGCCGCCGTGGCCCCGGATCTCGCCACGCTACGGGGCCTGCACGCCGCCCACGTCGACGCGATCGCCTTCGAGAACCTCGACGCGGTGCTCGGGCGGCCGACGGTGCCGTTGGACCTGGACAGCGTCCAGGAGAAGCTCGTGCGACACGGCCGTGGCGGCTGGTGCCTGGAACAGGTCGTGCTGATGGCGGCCGTGCTGGACCGCATCGGGTTCACGTTCACGGCGTTCGCCGGCAGGACGCGGATCCGCACCGGGAGCAGGTTCGGGCCGGCCCTGCATGTGGCCCTGTGCGTGGAGTTCGACGGCGAACGCTGGCTCTTCGACGTGAGTTTCGGTGCGTACGGACCGCACGCGCCGATCCGCCTCGCCGAGAACTCGCGGCTGGAGGGCGACTGGCCCTTCGACCTGGTGCGGGAACCGAATGGTGAACAGGTGCTGCGGTTCCTGCGACCCGAGGGTCCGGCGGAGCTCTACGGATTCACCACCGACGCGCGCTATCCGTCGGACTTCGAGATCCTCAACCACTTCTGCCTGACCCACCCTCGCTCACCGTTCAACCGCCAGATGGTCCTGCAGCGCACACAGGCCGGAGTGCGGCACCTCCTCGTCGGCACCACTCTCACGGAAATACGTCCCGGGGAGCCGGCGACCTCCCGGGAACTCGACAAGGACGAGGCGCTTTCCGCTCCCGAGGAGATCTTCGGGATCACCTTGGAACCGGGTGATTTCCAGGCGCTCTGGAAAACCTTGGACGGTCCGTGA